The Mycobacterium paragordonae genome includes a region encoding these proteins:
- a CDS encoding IS110 family transposase, whose product MKVQRTSVGLDVHARSVVACALDGDTGEVFERRLTSDRGEILAWLGDLPGPVAVTYEAGPTGFGLARAVDAAGIACVVAAPSKLIRPAGDRVKTDARDAAHLARLLHLGQITEVTIPSVEQEAARDLVRAREDCRGDLMTARHRLSKLLLRQGIVYSGGKTWIREHERWLRAQRFDNPALQLSYDTAFEAMLSCVDRRNRLDEAIAAMASDSEFTAVARRLGCIRGIATLTGFGLAVEIGDWNRLTGRSIGAYLGLVPSEYSSGATRAQGGVTKTGNGHARRLLVEAAWHHRTPYRLSETLRRRWELAPAAAVARGQAANRRLHDRWLRFDERKKRSVIANVAVARELAGWCWSMAVLPD is encoded by the coding sequence GTGAAGGTTCAGCGTACGAGTGTTGGTCTGGATGTGCACGCGCGATCGGTGGTGGCGTGTGCTTTGGACGGTGATACCGGTGAGGTTTTCGAGCGCAGGTTGACCTCGGATCGCGGTGAGATCCTCGCGTGGTTGGGTGATCTGCCGGGTCCTGTTGCGGTGACGTATGAGGCGGGCCCGACGGGATTCGGGTTGGCTCGGGCGGTGGATGCGGCGGGCATCGCCTGTGTGGTGGCCGCGCCATCGAAGTTGATCCGCCCGGCTGGCGATCGGGTCAAGACCGATGCCCGTGATGCGGCGCATCTGGCTCGGTTGCTGCATCTGGGTCAGATCACCGAAGTGACGATTCCTAGTGTGGAGCAGGAAGCGGCGCGTGATCTGGTGCGGGCCCGCGAGGACTGCCGCGGGGATCTGATGACTGCACGGCACCGGTTGTCGAAACTCTTGCTGCGTCAGGGCATTGTCTATTCCGGCGGAAAGACCTGGATCCGCGAGCATGAGCGGTGGTTGCGTGCCCAGCGGTTCGACAACCCGGCGCTGCAGCTGAGCTATGACACCGCGTTCGAGGCGATGCTGTCCTGCGTGGACCGTCGTAACCGTCTTGACGAGGCGATCGCGGCGATGGCGAGCGACAGTGAGTTCACCGCGGTCGCACGTCGGCTGGGTTGTATCCGCGGGATCGCAACGTTGACCGGATTCGGGTTGGCTGTCGAGATTGGTGACTGGAATCGTCTGACCGGCCGCAGCATCGGGGCGTATCTGGGGCTGGTGCCCTCGGAGTATTCCTCGGGAGCAACACGTGCCCAAGGTGGGGTAACCAAGACCGGCAACGGCCATGCTCGGCGACTGCTGGTAGAGGCGGCCTGGCATCACCGCACCCCGTATCGGCTCAGCGAAACTCTGCGTCGTCGATGGGAGTTGGCGCCAGCCGCGGCTGTGGCTCGTGGCCAAGCCGCTAATCGGCGCTTACACGACCGCTGGCTGAGGTTCGACGAACGTAAGAAACGCTCGGTGATCGCCAACGTCGCTGTCGCCCGTGAACTGGCCGGCTGGTGCTGGTCTATGGCGGTCCTTCCGGACTGA
- the upp gene encoding uracil phosphoribosyltransferase, whose translation MDVHVIDHPLAAARLTVLRDEQTDNAAFRAALRELTLMLVYEATRDAPTEPVQIRTPVGDTVGVRLAKPPLLVPVLRAGLGMVNEAHAVLHEAHVGFVGVARDEKTHQPVPYLESLPDDLTGLPVIVLDPMLATGGSMVYTLGLLLSRGATDITALCVCVAPEGIAAVEKVAPNARLYTAAIDEGLNETAFIVPGLGDAGDRQFGPR comes from the coding sequence GTGGACGTCCACGTCATTGACCACCCGTTGGCGGCAGCCCGGCTGACCGTGCTGCGCGACGAGCAAACCGACAACGCCGCCTTCCGGGCCGCGTTGCGCGAGCTGACCTTGATGCTGGTCTACGAGGCGACCCGCGACGCACCCACCGAGCCGGTGCAGATCCGTACCCCGGTCGGCGACACCGTCGGGGTCCGGTTGGCCAAGCCGCCGCTGCTGGTGCCGGTGCTGCGAGCGGGGCTGGGCATGGTCAACGAGGCGCATGCGGTGTTGCACGAGGCGCACGTCGGATTCGTCGGGGTGGCCCGCGATGAGAAAACCCATCAGCCCGTGCCCTACCTCGAGTCGCTGCCCGACGACCTGACGGGACTGCCGGTGATCGTCCTGGATCCGATGCTGGCCACCGGAGGGTCGATGGTCTACACCCTGGGTCTGTTGTTGTCCCGCGGGGCGACGGACATCACCGCGCTGTGTGTGTGCGTGGCGCCGGAGGGGATCGCCGCGGTCGAGAAGGTGGCGCCGAACGCGCGGTTGTACACCGCGGCGATCGACGAAGGGCTCAACGAGACGGCGTTCATCGTGCCCGGGTTGGGTGACGCCGGCGACCGTCAGTTCGGGCCGCGTTAG
- a CDS encoding primosomal protein, producing the protein MAADLVPIRLSLSDGDRYTLWAPRWRDSGDEWEAFLGKDDDLYVFDSVADLTAFVRSDDDNDLVDHPGWKDITEAHAHKLDPADDKRFDLVAVEELVAEKPTEESVAALAGTLAIVSSIGSVCELPAISKFFNGNPTLGTVSGGIDYFTGRAGQKRWDAIAEIIGRSWDDVLKAIDDLVSTPEVDEKLSEQAEEELEEELEEEEPAETDEDEESAEDSAEQKDDDAEGEEDEDEDEDEEEDEDDEERAEGDTVVLGGDEDFWAQVGIDPIRIMTGAGTFYTLRCYLDDRPIFLGRNGRISVFSSERALARYLADEHDHDLSDLATYDDIRTAATDGSLKIDITDENVYVLSGLADDFADGPEAVDREQLDLAVELLRDIGDYSEESTVDKALDKGKPLGKLIAYVLEPDSVSKPAGPYATAVRAWEKLESFVEGRLRRE; encoded by the coding sequence ATGGCTGCTGACCTCGTGCCCATCCGCCTGAGCCTGTCCGACGGGGACCGCTACACGTTGTGGGCACCCCGCTGGCGCGACTCCGGGGACGAGTGGGAGGCGTTCCTGGGCAAGGACGACGACCTCTACGTTTTCGACAGCGTTGCCGATCTGACCGCCTTCGTCCGCAGCGACGACGACAACGATCTGGTCGACCATCCGGGATGGAAGGACATCACCGAAGCCCACGCGCACAAGCTGGACCCGGCCGACGACAAGCGCTTCGATCTGGTGGCCGTCGAGGAGCTCGTGGCCGAGAAGCCCACCGAGGAGTCGGTGGCCGCGCTGGCCGGAACCCTGGCGATCGTGTCGTCGATCGGGTCGGTGTGCGAGCTGCCGGCGATCTCGAAGTTCTTCAACGGCAACCCGACCCTGGGCACCGTCTCCGGCGGCATCGATTACTTCACCGGCAGGGCGGGCCAGAAGCGCTGGGACGCGATCGCCGAGATCATCGGGCGCAGCTGGGACGACGTGCTCAAGGCAATCGACGACCTGGTCAGCACGCCCGAGGTGGACGAGAAGCTGTCGGAGCAGGCCGAAGAGGAACTCGAGGAAGAACTCGAGGAAGAAGAGCCCGCCGAGACGGACGAGGACGAGGAGAGCGCTGAGGACTCGGCCGAGCAAAAGGACGACGACGCCGAAGGCGAGGAAGACGAGGACGAGGACGAGGACGAGGAAGAAGACGAGGACGACGAGGAGCGCGCCGAGGGCGACACCGTCGTGCTGGGCGGCGACGAGGACTTCTGGGCGCAGGTCGGCATCGACCCGATCCGCATCATGACCGGCGCCGGCACATTCTACACGCTGCGCTGCTACCTCGACGACCGCCCGATCTTCCTGGGCCGTAACGGCCGCATCAGCGTCTTCAGCTCGGAGCGGGCCCTGGCCCGTTACCTCGCTGACGAGCACGACCACGACCTGTCGGATCTGGCGACCTACGACGACATCCGGACCGCGGCCACCGACGGTTCGCTCAAGATCGACATCACGGACGAGAACGTCTACGTGCTCAGCGGGCTGGCCGACGACTTCGCCGACGGGCCGGAGGCGGTGGACCGCGAGCAGCTCGACCTGGCCGTCGAACTGCTACGCGACATCGGCGACTACTCCGAAGAGAGCACCGTCGACAAGGCCCTGGACAAGGGCAAACCGCTCGGCAAACTGATCGCCTACGTGCTCGAGCCCGATTCGGTGAGCAAGCCGGCCGGACCGTACGCCACGGCGGTACGCGCGTGGGAGAAGCTGGAAAGCTTCGTGGAGGGGCGGCTGCGGCGCGAGTAG
- a CDS encoding alkaline phosphatase family protein, which yields MRALRRHLTRGFCALVALGAVVVPVPRVALAAATLPSYAHVVIVIEENRSQANIIGNKAAPWINALAAGGAMMAQSFAETHPSEPNYLALFAGNTFGLTKDSCPVDVGAQPNIASELLTTGRTFGGYSEDLPAVGSTACSAGKYARKHVPWVNFSNVPATVSVPFSAFPAPGNYASLPTLSFVIPNNDNNMHDGSIAQGDAWLNSRMSAYANWAKTNNSLLILTWDEDDGGPRNQIPTVFYGAHVQPGSYNETISHYNVLSTLEEMYGLPKTGYAATAPVISTIWGG from the coding sequence ATGCGTGCTCTGCGAAGGCATCTGACCAGGGGTTTCTGCGCCCTGGTGGCGTTGGGCGCGGTGGTGGTGCCGGTTCCCCGCGTGGCGCTGGCCGCGGCCACGCTGCCGTCGTACGCGCACGTGGTGATCGTCATCGAGGAGAACCGGTCGCAGGCCAACATCATCGGCAACAAGGCCGCGCCGTGGATCAACGCCCTGGCCGCCGGCGGGGCCATGATGGCGCAATCGTTCGCCGAGACCCATCCCAGCGAACCGAACTACCTGGCGCTGTTCGCCGGCAACACCTTCGGTTTGACCAAGGACAGTTGCCCGGTCGACGTCGGCGCCCAGCCGAACATCGCTTCGGAGTTGCTGACCACCGGCCGCACCTTCGGCGGCTACTCCGAGGATCTTCCGGCGGTCGGGTCGACGGCCTGCAGCGCCGGCAAGTACGCGCGCAAGCACGTCCCCTGGGTGAACTTCAGCAACGTCCCGGCCACCGTATCGGTGCCCTTCTCCGCGTTCCCCGCACCCGGCAATTACGCGAGCTTGCCGACCCTCTCGTTCGTCATCCCCAACAACGACAACAACATGCACGACGGCTCGATCGCCCAGGGCGACGCCTGGCTGAACAGCCGGATGTCGGCGTACGCGAACTGGGCCAAAACCAACAACAGCCTGCTGATCCTCACCTGGGACGAGGACGACGGAGGGCCCCGCAACCAGATCCCCACGGTGTTCTACGGGGCGCACGTGCAGCCCGGCAGCTACAACGAGACCATCAGCCACTACAACGTGCTGTCCACGCTGGAGGAGATGTACGGGCTGCCGAAAACGGGTTACGCGGCAACCGCTCCGGTGATCTCAACTATTTGGGGCGGGTAA